The following is a genomic window from Geoalkalibacter halelectricus.
CACAAAAAAAGGACGGTCAACAGACCGTCCTTGCAATGAAACATTTTCCCCAATTTCAAAGGGTGATGCTGAACTGAGCCTTTCCTGAACTGCGGTAAATTTGGGTGATCTTTCCTTCGTGGGGGCGAAGCAGCTTGCCCCCTGGCCGGCTGATCATGAAGTCGAGCTTCTTGGCCCCGACCCTCATGGTCCTGACCTGCACCGCCTCTCTGCGTGGATCGCAGTACGCCTCGAAAATTTCCACCCAATTGCCGACCCGCAGCTCCTCCGCTCCTTCCTGTGGAACCTCATACGTTCTTTTCATGACCTCCCCCCGGCCGACGGCAAAATGCCGTATACGCAATGGAACGATTTTATACCATGGAGTAAAAAATGCAATAAATATGATGTGGGCCAGGTGGGATTAATGGAAGGGTGGGTCGGAAAATTCAAACTTGCGCAAACACAGAACGAGAAGTGCGCACAGGGCCAGGCCGAGAATCAAAAAGGCGGTGTCGAGGCCCCAGCGGTCGGCCACCACCCCGACGGCCGGCCCCGTGCAGATGAAACAGAAGCGAAAGGCAAAGGATTTCAACGACATGATGCTGGCGCGATTGGATGAGCGGCTTTGTCTTTGGATATGCCCCTTGAGCATGGGACCCTGGAGGCCGCGCATCATGGTGAGCAGGTAATAGAATAGAAAACTCCACAGGGCATGGGTGAACGCCAGCCCGAAATAGCCGCAGGCGACCAACCCGAACAGCAGCAGCGCCATCGCCCGGTTGCCGAGGCGCATAGAGAAGCGGTAGCTGAGCCAGGAGAACAGAGCTACCGTGGCGTTGGCACCGGCCCAGATGGGTCCGAACCAGGCCAGCGGCACGCCGGTTTCCTGCATGAACGGCTGAATCAGCCAGACCGGGTAATAGGAAGCCAGCCCCAGCACCGTCGCCAAGGTGACAACGGCTCGCAGGCGGCGGTTGTCGCGAAAGGTGTAGCGGACCGTGCCCCAAGCCTCGGCCAGGTGCGAGGTCGCCTCGGGTGCTCGCTCGCGTGGAGGTTCCTTGAGCGTCGTGGTCAGGCCAAGGGCCAGAATCCAGACCAGCACTTGGATGAGGAAGGGCAGCAGGGGGAAAAAAGCATAGAGAACCCCGGCGAATACGGCCCCCGCCGCTTCTCCGGCCTGTGCCAGGCCGATCAGGCGCCCTTCGTATTGGGCATAGCGGTGTTCGTTGCCGTCCTCGCGCAGGGTCTCATAAAGAAGAGCGCTGTCGGAGCCGCTGATAAAGGCATAGGAGGCTCCGAGCAGCAATTCGGCGATCAGCACCTCCCAGAACGAACCGGCGAACAGATACCAGCCCCAGCCGCAAATGCCGAGAAGCGACGCCAGGTTGAGACTGAAGCGGTACCCAAGCCGATCGCTAAGGTAGCCGGAGGGATATTCGAAGGCGAGGGTGGAGAGGGAGAAAAAGCCCTGGAGAACGAGGATCTCGGTGAGACTCAGGCCGATGTGGTCCTTCCAGAACAGGGTGATGATCGCCATGGGAAACAGCGTCATCTTGAGGAAGGAGAACGCGCCGAGCTTGGTGATGTTGGCGGAGAGGGACAAGGGCGGTCACCAGTCCGGTTGGTCAACGCTCAGGGAAGAGGCCTCACTCCGACCAGTAGATGCAGGCCACGGGACAATTGTCCATGGCTGCCTCGATTTTGTCCTCGGGCGCGCCGCTTGGATTGTAGACGGTGGATTTGTGCTCATGGCCATGACCGCCTTCGGGGCCTTCCTCCATGCGAAAAACTTCCGGGCAAATCTGGGTGCAGACTTCGCATCCGATGCAGGCCTCTTGATCGACGACGGGAACGCGGGGCATGGGCTGTCTCCTTGGGTGGATTCGGGCGTCACTCTAGCAGCAAACCAAACAAAATCCAACGGCAAATGCACCGGAACAAAAGTCCCCGCCGGTGCATGGGCCAACCCGCCTGCGCACGGAGATTGCATGAGAACTTGGCGTTGTGTTATGAATCAAAACTTATCATCTGGTTGCTGTTCAGCTTGGAGCCTGCGACCCCACAACGGGCGAATAGATACATCCTTGGCGGCACATCGCTTCGAGGTCGGCGTGAAGATTAATTTAGGTCTGCGAAGTGAAATCCTCATCAGCCTGACTCTTCTGGTGGTGTCCGGACTGCTGTTTTCCGCTTTGTTTCTGCTCAAGGTCGCGGAAAACGAGCTGGTGCAGGAACGCGTCCATATCACCTTCGACCTGTTGCAGAACCTGCCCCGGATCGCAACGGTCGACGACACGGGAACGCGATTTCTGAACGAGATCGACTGGCTGGTTCGCCAGTTGAACCTCCAGGCCGATCTGCAAACCTACGCGATCTTTGATGCCGATCTCCAGTGGTTTTCCGGCTCGAATCAGGCGCCGGCCGGGTCCGAGCCTCTGGACAGGGCGGCCCGTTTCGGCACCCCCCGGGTGGTGCTGCATTCCGCGCCGGGTTGGCGCGCCCTGGTGCCTGGCAGCGGTGGTTCTTTCGAGTGCTATGTGCCGCTGATCGCCGAGGGCAGCATCGAAGGTGTCTTGCATGCCCGCTATGGCCTGGATGCCGTGGCACGGCGCATGGTTCTGGCGCAGCAGGCCGTTGGGGCTCTCATCCTTGGTTTCGGCGCGGTTTTGATCGCCTTCGGCACCTATCTGCTGGGGCGCACCCTGGTGTCTCCCGTGCGCCGCCTCATGCAGGCTACTACCAGCATCGCCGCCGGGGATCTGAGTGTCCAGGTGCCGGTGGATGGGCCGCGCGAGATTGCCCAGTTGGCGAAATCCTTCAATGTCATGACCCAGGCTTTGGAGCAGAGCCGCGGCGAAACCCAGGCCACCATCGCGTCCCTGCACCGAACCAATTCCGAGTTGGCCCAAACCCGGGACAGCCTGGTGCGGAGCGAAAAAATGGCCGCCGTCGGAACCCTGGCCGCGGGTATGGCCCACGAAATCGGCAATCCGTTGAGCGCCTCCATGGGGTACCTGGAACTGTTGCAGGCCCAAGGGCGCGATCCCGACCAGGGTGATCTGTTGGCGCGTGCCGCTCGCGAGTTGGCGCGCATCGACCGGTTGGTGCGTGACCTGTTGGATTTTGCCGCGCCGCAAGCGGCTGCGAGTGAAATTTGCGACCCTGCCACAGCGGTTGGTGAGGCCGTGGATCTGCTCAGGGCGCAAGGGGTGTTCGAGGGTCTGGAATTGCGGGTCGAGCTGCCGCGGGCGCTGCCCAGGGTGCGGGCCTGTCGGCATAAATTGGTGCAGGTACTCGTCAACCTGCTGGTCAATGCACGTGATGCCTGTGCGCCCGGCCAGGGTGTGGTGACCCTGGAGGGGCAGGCGCACGACGGTGAAATATGCCTGGTCGTGCGCGACAACGGGTGCGGATTGAGCGAGGAGCGGATGAAGCGCATTTTTGATCCCTTTTTCACCACCAAGGAACCCGGTAAGGGCCGGGGGCTGGGGTTGTTTTTCTGCCACAAGGTGGTAGAGGACTGGCAGGGGCGGCTGGAGGTCGAAAGCCGCCCTGGGCAAGGATCGGCCTTTTTCCTTACCTTGCCCATTGCCGCGGCGGAGGGTGGCCGTGTCTGAGCGCCCGCGGGTTCTTATCGTCGATGATGAAAGCGCCATGCGCCATATGCTGCGTCTGTTGCTTGAGCGCGCGGGCTATGTGGTGGGTGAGGCCGCCGACGGGCGGCAGGCGCTGGAGCGGCTCGACCAGGAGCCCTGCGACATCGTGCTCTGCGACCTGCGCATGCCCGAGTTGGGCGGGCTGGATCTGCTCGCGGAGGCGCGCCGCAGAAACCTGCCGCAAACTTTTATCATGATGACCGCTTACGGCAGTATCGAAACCGCCCTGGATTGCATGAAGCGTGGCGCCTACGATTACCTCTCCAAGCCCTTCAAGCCC
Proteins encoded in this region:
- a CDS encoding sensor histidine kinase, yielding MKINLGLRSEILISLTLLVVSGLLFSALFLLKVAENELVQERVHITFDLLQNLPRIATVDDTGTRFLNEIDWLVRQLNLQADLQTYAIFDADLQWFSGSNQAPAGSEPLDRAARFGTPRVVLHSAPGWRALVPGSGGSFECYVPLIAEGSIEGVLHARYGLDAVARRMVLAQQAVGALILGFGAVLIAFGTYLLGRTLVSPVRRLMQATTSIAAGDLSVQVPVDGPREIAQLAKSFNVMTQALEQSRGETQATIASLHRTNSELAQTRDSLVRSEKMAAVGTLAAGMAHEIGNPLSASMGYLELLQAQGRDPDQGDLLARAARELARIDRLVRDLLDFAAPQAAASEICDPATAVGEAVDLLRAQGVFEGLELRVELPRALPRVRACRHKLVQVLVNLLVNARDACAPGQGVVTLEGQAHDGEICLVVRDNGCGLSEERMKRIFDPFFTTKEPGKGRGLGLFFCHKVVEDWQGRLEVESRPGQGSAFFLTLPIAAAEGGRV
- a CDS encoding MFS transporter, translated to MSLSANITKLGAFSFLKMTLFPMAIITLFWKDHIGLSLTEILVLQGFFSLSTLAFEYPSGYLSDRLGYRFSLNLASLLGICGWGWYLFAGSFWEVLIAELLLGASYAFISGSDSALLYETLREDGNEHRYAQYEGRLIGLAQAGEAAGAVFAGVLYAFFPLLPFLIQVLVWILALGLTTTLKEPPRERAPEATSHLAEAWGTVRYTFRDNRRLRAVVTLATVLGLASYYPVWLIQPFMQETGVPLAWFGPIWAGANATVALFSWLSYRFSMRLGNRAMALLLFGLVACGYFGLAFTHALWSFLFYYLLTMMRGLQGPMLKGHIQRQSRSSNRASIMSLKSFAFRFCFICTGPAVGVVADRWGLDTAFLILGLALCALLVLCLRKFEFSDPPFH
- a CDS encoding ferredoxin, which codes for MPRVPVVDQEACIGCEVCTQICPEVFRMEEGPEGGHGHEHKSTVYNPSGAPEDKIEAAMDNCPVACIYWSE